A window from Dromaius novaehollandiae isolate bDroNov1 chromosome 1, bDroNov1.hap1, whole genome shotgun sequence encodes these proteins:
- the LOC135324608 gene encoding acetylserotonin O-methyltransferase-like, giving the protein MMYYSNTVYLCWHYLTDAVREGRNQYERAFGNSSKDPFGAMYRSEEEMLKFMAGQNSIWSICGRDVLAAFDLSPFRHIYDLGGGGGALAQACDSVYPNSTVTIYDLPKVVQVAKEWFVPSEEHQITFHKGNFFKHSITEADLYILAKILHDWDDEKCRQLLAKAHKVCKTDGGVLLVESLLNEDKSGPIFSHLYSVHMLVQTEGKE; this is encoded by the exons ATGATGTATTACTCCAATACAGTCTATCTGTGCTGGCACTACCTGACTGATGCTGTGAG AGAAGGAAGAAACCAATATGAAAGAGCTTTTGGCAATTCATCTAAAGACCCTTTTGGTGCAATGTACAG ATcagaagaagaaatgctgaaattcatGGCTGGCCAGAACTCGATATGGAGTATATGTGGTAGAGATGTTCTTGCTGCATTTGACCTTTCCCCTTTCAGGCATATTTATGATCTGGGAG GAGGTGGAGGAGCTTTGGCCCAGGCATGTGATTCTGTGTACCCAAACTCCACGGTCACAATTTACGACCTGCCGAAAGTCGTGCAAGTGGCCAAAGAGTGGTTTGTTCCTTCTGAGGAGCATCAGATCACTTTCCACAAAGGTAA tttttttaaacattcaatTACAGAAGCTGATCTCTATATACTTGCAAAGATACTGCATGACTGGGATGATGAAAAATGCAGGCAGCTGCTGGCAAAAGCTCACAAGGTTTGCAAAACTG ATGGTGGTGTGTTGCTGGTTGAATCACTTTTGAATGAAGATAAAAGTGGACCTATATTTAGCCATCTGTATTCTGTGCATATGCTGGTACAGACTGAAGGAAAAGAGTGA